One segment of Panicum virgatum strain AP13 chromosome 3K, P.virgatum_v5, whole genome shotgun sequence DNA contains the following:
- the LOC120697560 gene encoding embryo-specific protein ATS3A-like, protein MAAPLLRGLALPLLLLAAAIALAPAPSSAAAAARACTYTLRVKTSCASPAPRSADAVSVAFGDAYRNEAHAPRLPTSGGRALERCGTDTFRVPGPCGYGVCYLYLRRAGRDGWAPEWAQVVQPGPRAPAAATFYFGDPLPDGVWYGHDRCPKARDAAAAAADDDERRPAATTDGGNSSASPRG, encoded by the coding sequence atggccgcacccctcctccgcggcctcgcgctcccgctgctgctgctcgccgcggccatcgcgctcgcgcccgcgccctcctccgccgccgccgcggcccgggcGTGCACGTACACGCTGCGGGTGAAGACGTCCtgcgcgtcgccggcgccgcggtcgGCCGACGCCGTGAGCGTCGCGTTCGGGGACGCGTACCGCAACGAGGCCCACGCGCCGCGGCTCCCCACGTCGGGCGGGCGCGCGCTGGAGCGGTGCGGCACCGACACGTTCCGCGTGCCGGGCCCCTGCGGCTACGGCGTCTGCTACCTctacctccgccgcgccggccgcgacgGCTGGGCGCCCGAGTGGGCGCAGGTCGTCCAGCccggcccgcgcgcgccggccgcggccaccTTCTACTTCGGCGACCCGCTGCCCGACGGCGTCTGGTACGGCCACGACCGGTGCCCCAAGGCCAgggacgctgccgccgccgccgctgacgaTGATGAGCGCCGCCCGGCGGCGACCACCGACGGCGGCAACTCCTCGGCTTCGCCTCGGGGATGA
- the LOC120697562 gene encoding adenine nucleotide transporter BT1, chloroplastic/mitochondrial-like — protein MSRKSGGARLQCADTKDRGCCFLALPPVAPAGVDGDGGFNLSWILHQSFHPPAGLFASVGQQVGVGFPGTSSSSPSPETPRDPYVSPEVVETPLPGEGVGLRDKGKKKAVKLKIKVGNHHLKRLISGAIAGTVSRTAVAPLETIRTHLMVGSNGNSTTEVFQSIMKHEGWTGLFRGNFVNVIRVAPSKAIELFAFDTANKFLTPKSGEEQKIPVPPSLVAGAFAGVSSTLCTYPLELIKTRLTIQRGVYDNFLHAFVKIVRDEGPTELYRGLTPSLIGVVPYAATNYFAYDTLKKVYKKMFKTNEIGNVPTLLIGSAAGAISSTATFPLEVARKHMQVGAVGGRKVYKNMLHALLSILEDEGVGGLYRGLGPSCMKLVPAAGISFMCYEAGKKILIEEEDE, from the exons ATGAGCAggaagagcggcggcgcgcggttgcAATGCGCGGATACGAAGGATCGGGGCTGCTGCTTCCTAGCCCTCCCGCCTGTAGCACCTGCCGGTGTGGATGGCGATGGCGGGTTCAACCTCTCATGGATCCTCCACCAGTCCTTCCACCCGCCGGCCGGTCTGTTCGCCAGCGTGGGCCAGCAGGTGGGGGTTGGATTCCCCGGGACCTCCTCTAGCTCCCCGTCGCCAGAGACTCCAAGGGACCCGTATGTCTCGCCGGAGGTTGTCGAGACGCCTCTGCCGGGGGAAGGTGTGGGGTTGAGGGATAAAGGGAAGAAGAAAGCCGTGAAGCTCAAGATTAAGGTTGGGAATCACCACCTCAAGAGGCTGATCAGTGGGGCAATTGCGGGCACGGTGTCGAGGACTGCCGTCGCACCTTTGGAGACGATTAGGACTCATTTGATGGTTGGGAGCAATGGGAATTCGACGACAGAGGTATTCCAGTCTATCATGAAGCATGAAGGGTGGACTGGGTTGTTCCGTGGTAACTTTGTTAATGTCATCCGGGTAGCCCCAAGCAAGGCAATCGAG CTTTTTGCCTTTGATACTGCTAATAAGTTCTTGACCCCCAAATCTGGGGAGGAACAGAAGATCCCAGTCCCTCCTTCATTAGTGGCAGGGGCATTTGCTGGTGTCAGCTCAACACTGTGTACATACCCTCTGGAATTGATTAAGACACGATTAACTATACAG AGAGGTGTGTATGACAACTTCCTTCATGCGTTCGTCAAAATCGTCCGTGATGAAGGGCCGACTGAGCTCTACAGAGGCTTAACTCCAAGTCTCATTGGAGTAGTGCCATATGCTGCAACCAACTACTTTGCCTATGACACCCTTAAGAAAGTTTACAAGAAGATGTTTAAGACGAACGAAATTGGAAATGTTCCAACCCTGCTCATCGGCTCTGCAGCAGGAGCTATATCAAGCACTGCTACATTCCCTCTTGAGGTCGCTCGCAAGCACATGCAAGTTGGAGCTGTCGGTGGTAGGAAGGTTTACAagaacatgcttcacgccctcCTGAGCATTCTTGAGGATGAAGGTGTTGGGGGACTTTACAGAGGACTGGGGCCGAGCTGCATGAAGTTGGTGCCTGCCGCTGGGATTTCTTTTATGTGCTATGAGGCTGGCAAGAAGATACTGATCGAAGAAGAGGATGAGTGA
- the LOC120697563 gene encoding uncharacterized protein At2g34160-like, which translates to MSGDKAAVQAGGDAQAQQQKPGGGNRIQASSSKKPLFFYVNLAKRYMQQHGDVELSALGLAISTVVTIAEILKNNGFAVEKKIRTSTVEISDEVRGRSIQKAKIEILLGKTDNFDELMAASTGEATAGDGEEQS; encoded by the exons ATGTCCGGCGACAAGGCGGCGGTGCAGGCGGGCGGCGACGCGCAGGCCCAGCAGCAGAAGCCCGGCGGCGGGAACCGGATTCAGGCGTCCAGCTCCAAGAAGCCGCTCTTCTTCTACGTCAACCTTGCCAAG AGGTACATGCAGCAGCACGGCGACGTCGAGCTCTCTGCGCTCGGGCTGG CCATATCAACAGTTGTGACCATTGCGGAGATTCTGAAGAACAATGGTTTTGCCGTTGAAAAGA AGATTAGAACATCCACTGTTGAAATCAGCGACGAAGTGAGAGGCCGGTCGATCCAAAAGGCTAAG ATTGAGATATTGCTGGGAAAGACCGACAACTTTGATGAGCTGATGGCGGCCAGCACTGGAGAGGCAACCGCAGGAGATGGAGAAGAGCAGTCCTAG